A genomic window from Vitis riparia cultivar Riparia Gloire de Montpellier isolate 1030 chromosome 16, EGFV_Vit.rip_1.0, whole genome shotgun sequence includes:
- the LOC117934276 gene encoding ubiquitin-like-specific protease 1A: MILYGSPQPFFDRKTSIVSKYISELDDCEKLFIPMHDDCPGHWYLCVIDFKDFDIQILDSLRSKSRDEFRFKSVKKVVEFCQTFFKLYDIGKDVFQFSIDWAPSIPTQDNGWDCGVHVIRHMQRFKNGDSMTISDFCNSAKIRREIACDLVLHEGNREKQTIVAIVCTKTSTRAMKKLLL, translated from the exons ATGATTTTGTACGGGAGTCCTCAACCTTTTTTCGATAGAAAAACATCCATCGTGAGTAAGTACATTAGCGAATTGGATGATTGCGAGAAG CTATTTATTCCAATGCATGACGATTGCCCTGGTCATTGGTATCTGTGCGTCATTGACTTCAAAGACTTTgatatccaaattttggattcattacgATCGAAGAGTCGGGACGAGTTCCGGTTTAAGAGTGTGAAAAAAGTG gttgaattttgtCAGACGTTCTTCAAACTGTATGACATAGGGAAAGATGTCTTCCAATTCTCCATTGATTGGGCTCCTTCCATTCCGACCCAAGATAATGG gtGGGACTGTGGAGTGCATGTCATTAGACATATGCAGAGATTCAAAAATGGTGATTCGATGACGATATCCGACTTTTGTAATTCTGCTAAAATACGTCGAGAAATAGCATGTGATTTAGTTTTACACGagggaaatagagaaaaacaaaccattgtGGCTATTGTTTGTACAAAGACGTCGACACgagcaatgaaaaaattattattatga
- the LOC117933176 gene encoding protein FAR1-RELATED SEQUENCE 5-like, with product MEKTIKQEFEVKAEDVVNDDAYTGGTYKLGGNGWEEKVLKGISVEEVCKMKFACIDKAETFYNMLAKLTGFSIRKDDLKRDKNGDIISRKWVCSKEGHRATKFIENDNRQREPRSLTRVGCEAAFRVGLNRKDGKWIVKEFIGDHNHNLVDAINRQFLRSHRTISNPDKAQVDVLRKVGVKTTQIMDYMVKQSGGHEHVGFTQKDIYNHIDAMRRSEIKDGDAEAALAYLCEKAEMDSSFFYKFNIDEESRLANLFWADSTARMDYACLGDVLAFDTTYRTNAYKKPLVVLVGVNHHHQTVVFGCTLLIDESVGTYEWVLETFLEAMMNKKPISVVTDGDKAMRKNVHIKDFSSIFARCMFMRGNEEEFEKVEHLEEIPQSCIMKMWTKLAKVYTRSVPVNETDNDMDRFVRYGSLSSMCNKLSYFASDTSSSFIEAKNEIQNLTARMEELYNYNLKGNKIAADGATGTNQVRDPKL from the exons ATGGAGAAAACAATCAAGCAGGAGTTTGAAGTGAAAGCGGAGGACGTTGTCAATGACGATGCATATACAGGTGGAACTTACAAGCTGGGTGGAAACGGTTGGGAAGAGAAAGTGTTGAAGGGTATTTCAGTGGAAGAAGTATGCAAAATGAAATTTGCTTGCATAGACAAGGCCGaaacattttacaacatgttagcAAAACTAACCGGATTTAGTATTCGAAAAGATGATTTGAAGCGAGACAAGAATGGAGATATAATATCTCGAAAGTGGGTGTGTTCCAAAGAAGGACATCGAGCGACAAAGTTTATTGAGAATGACAACCGACAGCGTGAGCCACGATCGTTGACTAGAGTTGGATGTGAAGCTGCATTTCGTGTAGGCTTGAATAGGAAAGATGGAAAGTGGATTGTAAAGGAATTTATAGGAgatcataatcataatttggTCGATGCTATCAACAGACAATTCCTTCGGTCTCATCGAACAATAAGTAATCCAGATAAGGCACAAGTTGATGTTTTGCGTAAAGTAGGTGTTAAAACCACACAAATTATGGACTATATGGTCAAACAATCAGGGGGACATGAGCACGTCGGTTTCACacaaaaagatatatacaatcacattgatgcaatgcgtagaaGTGAAATTAAAGACGGTGATGCAGAAGCGGCATTGGCTTATTTGTGTGAAAAGGCAGAAatggattcttcatttttttataaattcaacatTGATGAAGAAAGTCGACTAGCAAATTTGTTTTGGGCTGATTCAACTGCTCGAATGGATTATGCGTGTCTTGGAGATGTCCTAGCATTTGACACAACCTATAGGACAAATGCCTATAAAAAGCCTCTAGTAGTGTTGGTCGGTGTTAATCATCACCACCAAACTGTTGTATTTGGTTGTACGTTATTGATAGATGAAAGTGTTGGGACATATGAATGGGTGTTGGAGACATTTCTTGAGGCAATGATGAATAAGAAACCCATATCTGTTGTAACCGATGGGGATAAAGCTATGCGTAAG AATGTGCATATTAAGGACTTCTCAAGCATATTTGCAAGGTGCATGTTCATGCGTGGGaatgaagaagaatttgaaaag GTGGAGCATTTGGAAGAGATTCCTCAGTCATGTATTATGAAGATGTGGACAAAGTTAGCAAAGGTGTATACAAGATCAGTACCAGTGAATGAGACGGATAACGACATGGATCGGTTTGTACGATATGGTTCATTGAGTTCGATGTGCAACAAGCTCTCCTACTTTGCGTCAGATACGTCATCTTCATTTATAGAagccaaaaatgaaatacaaaatttgacGGCGAGAATGGAGGAACTCTATAACTATAATTTGAAAGGGAATAAAATAGCAGCAGATGGAGCGACAGGCACTAACCAAGTTCGTGATCCAAAATTGTGA